Genomic segment of Coprothermobacter sp.:
TACTTCCAGAGAATAGAGTCGGGGCATCGTTGATCGACTCTGGCCAGACAGAAACGAGCCGCGACCGCCGGTCGCGGCTCGTTTGAGATACGAGAAGCCTACAGCAATAGTTCTACTGCTTTATCCAACCGAACGTGCGCTTGACGGCTTCAAGCCATCCGTCAAAGAGCTTGGCGCGCTTGGCGCTGTCCATCTTGGGCTCCCAAGTCTTGTCCACGCCCCAGTTGGCGCGCAGATCTTCGACCTTGGCCCAGAAACCAACTGCGAGGCCAGCTGCATAGGCAGCACCGAGAGCGGTAGTTTCGGCTACCTTCGGGCGGATGACGGGAACGCCGAGGATGTCCGACTGGAACTGCATCAATGTGTCGTTGAACACCATGCCGCCGTCTACCTTGAGTGCGGTAAGCGGAACGCCGGAGTCCTTGTTCATGGCTTCGAGGACTTCGCGGGTCTGATACGCAGTCGCTTCGAGTGCGGCGCGAGCGATGTGACCCTTGTTGACGTAACGGGTCATGCCGACGATGACACCACGAGCGTCGTTCTTCCAGTACGGGGCGAAGAGGCCGGAGAATGCAGGTACGAAGTAGATGCCACCGTTATCTTCGACCGTGTTGGCCAGGGGCTCGATGTCGGAGGATTTCTGGATCAGGCCGAGGTTGTCGCGCAGCCACTGAACCAGAGCGCCTGTGATGGCGATGGAACCTTCAAGGGCGTACACGGCGGGCTCTTTGCCGATCTTGTAGCCGAGCGTGGTAAGGAGACCGTTCTTGGAAGGAACGGGCTTGGTTCCAGTGTTGAGCAGCATGAAGCAGCCGGTACCGTAGGTGTTCTTGGCTTCTCCCGCGCTGAAGCAGGTTTGGCCAAAGAGAGCTGCTTGCTGGTCGCCAAGGTCACCGGCGACAGGAATGCCTGCGAGTGCGCCAACGGCTGTACCGTACACTTCCGAAGAGGCCTTGATGTCGGGGAGCATAGAGCGCGGAATGCCCATCAGCTTGAGGATCTCTTCGTCCCAGTCGAGGGTCTCGAGGTTCATCAACATGGTGCGGCTGGCATTCGAGACATCGGTGACATGAACGCCGCCATTGACTCCGCCCGTCACGTTCCAGATGACCCAGCAGTCCATGTTGCCAAAATACAGTTCGCCCTTCT
This window contains:
- the glpK gene encoding glycerol kinase — encoded protein: MAKYVGAIDQGTTSTRFMIFDHAGQVIGIDQKEHEQIYPKPGWVEHDPMEVWASTQAVIAGALAKAHVDAKDLAAVGVTNQRETTVVWDKNTGKPVYNAIVWQDTRTDLICNELAKVGGQDRLRAKVGLPLATYFSGPKIKWILDNVPGAREKAEKGELYFGNMDCWVIWNVTGGVNGGVHVTDVSNASRTMLMNLETLDWDEEILKLMGIPRSMLPDIKASSEVYGTAVGALAGIPVAGDLGDQQAALFGQTCFSAGEAKNTYGTGCFMLLNTGTKPVPSKNGLLTTLGYKIGKEPAVYALEGSIAITGALVQWLRDNLGLIQKSSDIEPLANTVEDNGGIYFVPAFSGLFAPYWKNDARGVIVGMTRYVNKGHIARAALEATAYQTREVLEAMNKDSGVPLTALKVDGGMVFNDTLMQFQSDILGVPVIRPKVAETTALGAAYAAGLAVGFWAKVEDLRANWGVDKTWEPKMDSAKRAKLFDGWLEAVKRTFGWIKQ